One region of Gigantopelta aegis isolate Gae_Host chromosome 7, Gae_host_genome, whole genome shotgun sequence genomic DNA includes:
- the LOC121378084 gene encoding uncharacterized protein LOC121378084, with product MVSEGAELATSLQLWSAWTPASNDTFFPTATAHPLLDGLDVGSFPLTKLATALVAQTITRCKDEFKFHATLKKDAVETYLRDVYESLQWKKLGFSLYAQVYPEIVRDAKTGICFKDFLGDESHIWAEKLITHITEPSWTREMLKLIVKGKYSEEEYNRDMNVLFVKLHLLDPQSVIPAFQFLLNQRALPAVNLELATRNYLGGPLDHHVIKPEVETALRKPSVPLNVSRLSLDEVEIFYGVRVDEFIVTECRNIGFWSGRRPENYKMSKLKERCAIM from the exons ATGGTGTCTGAGGGCGCGGAGTTGGCGACTTCTCTTCAACTGTGGTCCGCATGGACCCCCGCATCCAACGACACTTTCTTCCCCACGGCCACCGCGCATCCGCTGCTGGATGGCCTTGACGTGGGCTCGTTTCCGCTGACGAAGCTGGCGACGGCGTTGGTGGCGCAGACGATAACGCGCTGCAAGGACGAGTTCAAGTTTCACGCGACGCTCAAGAAAGACGCCGTCGAGACGTACCTGAGAGACGTGTACGAGAGTCTGCAGTGGAAGAAACTCG GTTTTTCTCTCTACGCTCAAGTCTACCCCGAGATAGTGAGAGACGCGAAAACTGGAATATGTTTCAAAGATTTCCTCGGGGATGAGAG CCATATATGGGCCGAGAAACTGATCACTCACATCACGGAGCCGTCGTGGACGAGAGAGATGCTAAAGCTGATAGTAAAGGGGAAATACTCCGAGGAGGAGTATAACCGCGACATGAACGTGTTGTTCGTCAAGCTCCACCTCCTCGACCCGCAGTCGGTGATTCCCGCCTTTCAGTTCCTACTAAACCAGAGAG CTTTGCCCGCTGTGAACCTGGAACTGGCTACCCGGAACTATTTGGGCGGGCCATTAGACCATCACGTGATTAAACCGGAAGTGGAAACTGCCCTCCGGAAGCCGAGTGTTCCCCTGAACGTGTCGCGACTCAGCCTGGACGAGGTGGAGATATTCTACGGGGTGCGGGTGGACGAGTTCATTGTCACAGAGTGTCGAAATATCGGGTTCTGGTCGGGCAGGAGACCAGAGaactataaaatgtcaaagCTGAAAGAGAGGTGCGCCATTATGTAA
- the LOC121377560 gene encoding neo-calmodulin-like isoform X2 produces MSLGPHAPTSKKEIEAQEDVWKEAFNLFDQNGDGQICLEELGKVIRALGFNPTEKQIKEVAKELDKDGSGTCTFEDFKQLMKEKPPSKEDFADEMLRAFKIFDKDGNNFIEPDELRHVMTQLGEPLTDEQVNLMIQCADLNKDGKLDYQEFVKWCLQPC; encoded by the exons AGTCTGGGACCTCACGCCCCGACGTCCAAGAAAGAGATTGAAGCACAAGAGGATG TGTGGAAAGAGGCCTTCAACCTGTTTGATCAGAATGGTGACGGACAGATCTGCCTGGAGGAGCTGGGGAAGGTGATACGGGCTCTCGGGTTTAACCCAACGGAGAAACAGATCAAGGAGGTGGCCAAGGAGCTTGACAAGGACG GGAGCGGGACGTGTACGTTCGAGGATTTCAAACAGCTGATGAAGGAGAAACCCCCGTCCAAGGAAGACTTCGCAGACGAGATGCTGCGAGCGTTCAAGATCTTTGACAAGGACGGGAATAACTTCATAGAGCCAGACGAACTACGTCACGTGATGACGCAGCTGGGGGAGCCTCTCACTGACGAGCAGGTCAACTTGATGATCCAGTGCGCAGATCTCAACAAAGACGGCAAACTAGACTATCAAG AATTCGTCAAGTGGTGTCTCCAGCCCTGTTAG
- the LOC121377560 gene encoding neo-calmodulin-like isoform X1 produces the protein METELSSLGPHAPTSKKEIEAQEDVWKEAFNLFDQNGDGQICLEELGKVIRALGFNPTEKQIKEVAKELDKDGSGTCTFEDFKQLMKEKPPSKEDFADEMLRAFKIFDKDGNNFIEPDELRHVMTQLGEPLTDEQVNLMIQCADLNKDGKLDYQEFVKWCLQPC, from the exons ATGGAGACGGAGCTATCG AGTCTGGGACCTCACGCCCCGACGTCCAAGAAAGAGATTGAAGCACAAGAGGATG TGTGGAAAGAGGCCTTCAACCTGTTTGATCAGAATGGTGACGGACAGATCTGCCTGGAGGAGCTGGGGAAGGTGATACGGGCTCTCGGGTTTAACCCAACGGAGAAACAGATCAAGGAGGTGGCCAAGGAGCTTGACAAGGACG GGAGCGGGACGTGTACGTTCGAGGATTTCAAACAGCTGATGAAGGAGAAACCCCCGTCCAAGGAAGACTTCGCAGACGAGATGCTGCGAGCGTTCAAGATCTTTGACAAGGACGGGAATAACTTCATAGAGCCAGACGAACTACGTCACGTGATGACGCAGCTGGGGGAGCCTCTCACTGACGAGCAGGTCAACTTGATGATCCAGTGCGCAGATCTCAACAAAGACGGCAAACTAGACTATCAAG AATTCGTCAAGTGGTGTCTCCAGCCCTGTTAG